In Onychostoma macrolepis isolate SWU-2019 chromosome 04, ASM1243209v1, whole genome shotgun sequence, one DNA window encodes the following:
- the LOC131539369 gene encoding macrophage mannose receptor 1-like, with protein MFSLVLLSGFFTLTHTSQYVFVNESKTWAEAQRYCREKHTDLATIENEQQTLQLLDTVNDVSIDLAWIGLLDDLNSWKWTLEDSDFFKVGEKDFRNWNNEGPGNSGVQSLCVYIRNRIWSTASCSSGFHPTVCYDGRENASETYVFIYESKTWTEAQSYCREHHTDLISIRNETENQKIQYILKYFNYDRVWIGLYRTWSWSDQSNSSFTYWSTRHPDTAGSCTSVSFSDSGSWTDEDCDFAFPFFCHSALASSHQYHFVNESKTWTEAQRYCRQNYTDLATIDDMEEMNRLINTVNGSYSGSAWIGLYGDVNNWRWSLEDNDFYQEGERDFRNWQHEPDNIESNELCVHMDSNGEWFDMLCDYTQRFVCYDGRETATQSFIRIDDRKTWSEARRYCRDHYTDLANVRNQTDNQRILETAGGYGFVWIGLYRNRVWSNSQNTSYQNWRPQIPGLPAQPDNSVNQNYENGYQHCTAVSFRHSGRWTDEICVSSMPFFCYSRTCTQSSCTRQYHFVNESKTWTEAQRYCRQNYTDLATIDNMEEMNRLIKTVRGTFFGSTWIGLHDDLNSWRWSLENAALGGGFKSWFVQKQVSSVGQSRCVYMPFNHGIWGEVTCNNNFRFVCYDGQVNASKSYVLFDQSITWTEAQSYCREHHTDLVSIRNETENYKVQSLIPYSSGIWIGLYRTRSWSDQSNSSFSNWRTGQPDNAGDGEYCTAVSFSDSGSWTDENCNTALPFICYSASASSRQYHFVNESKTWTEAQRYCRQNYTDLATIDDMEEMNRLINTVNGSYSGSAWIGLYDDVNSWRWSLEDNDFYQEGERDFRNFYHEPNTAGNELCVYMDDKGNWFDYSCDNHFRFVCYDGTENSSQKYVWITEGKTWAEAQSYCREKYTDLASVRNETERQQILSIGQFDNVWIGLHRNRLWSDQSSSSFTYWLPSTQGDAAQPDNGRNVQGQHGTQHCTAVSLQHFGQWTDERCFDSLPFFCYSGEQIYLLE; from the exons ATGTTCTCACTGGTATTACTCTCAG GTTTCTTTACCCTCACACATACCTCTCAGTATGTCTTTGTGAATGAATCCAAGACTTGGGCAGAAGCTCAGAGATACTGTAGAGAGAAACACACTGATCTGGCCACCATTGAAAATGAACAACAAACTCTCCAGTTATTGGACACAGTGAATGATGTTTCCATTGATTTGGCCTGGATTGGACTCCTTGATGATCTGAACAGTTGGAAATGGACTCTAGAGGACAGTGACTTCTTTAAGGTTGGAGAGAAAGACTTCAGGAACTGGAATAATGAAGGACCAGGGAATTCTGGAGTACAAagtctgtgtgtttatatacgCAATAGGATATGGTCTACAGCAAGCTGCTCCAGTGGATTTCATCCTACGGTCTGCTATGATG gaaGAGAAAATGCCAGTGAaacttatgtttttatttacgAGTCTAAAACCTGGACTGAAGCTCAGAGTTACTGCAGAGAACATCACACAGACCTCATCAGTATCAGGAATGAGACTGAAAACCAGAAGATccagtatatattaaaatattttaattatgacCGTGTTTGGATTGGACTGTACAGAACCTGGTCTTGGTCAGATCAGAGCAACTCTTCATTTACTTACTGGAGCACACGGCATCCAGATACTGCTGGATCCTGCACTTCAGTGTCATTTAGTGACTCTGGGAGCTGGACTGATGAAGACTGtgattttgcatttcctttctTTTGCCACAGTG CATTAGCATCATCCCACCAGTATCACTTTGTGAATGAATCTAAGACCTGGACTGAAGCTCAGAGATACTGCAGACAGAATTACACTGATCTGGCCACCATTGATGACATGGAGGAAATGAACAGACTGATTAACACAGTTAATGGGAGTTACAGCGGCTCAGCCTGGATTGGACTGTATGGTGACGTGAACAACTGGAGATGGTCACTGGAAGACAATGATTTCTATcaggaaggagagagagattTCAGGAACTGGCAACATGAACCAGACAATATTGAGAGTAACGAATTGTGTGTTCACATGGATTCTAATGGGGAATGGTTTGATATGCTGTGTGACTACACACAGCGATTTGTTTGCTATGATG GTAGAGAAACCGCCACACAGAGTTTTATCAGAATCGATGATAGGAAAACCTGGTCAGAGGCTCGTAGATACTGCAGAGATCATTACACAGATCTCGCCAATGTGAGAAATCAGACTGACAACCAGAGGATCCTCGAGACAGCAGGTGGATATGGATTCGTCTGGATTGGTCTGTACAGAAACAGAGTTTGGTCAAACAGTCAGAATACCAGTTATCAAAACTGGAGGCCTCAAATTCCTGGGTTACCAGCTCAACCAGATAATAGTGTCaatcaaaattatgaaaatgggTATCAGCACTGCACTGCAGTATCATTCAGACATTCAGGCCGATGGACAGATGAGATCTGTGTATCCAGCATGCCTTTCTTCTGCTACAGCA GAACCTGCACACAATCTTCATGCACCCGTCAATATCACTTTGTGAATGAATCTAAGACCTGGACTGAAGCTCAGAGATACTGCAGACAGAATTACACTGATCTGGCCACCATTGATAACATGGAGGAAATGAACAGACTCATTAAAACAGTACGTGGCACTTTCTTTGGATCAACTTGGATTGGACTTCATGATGATCTGAACAGCTGGAGATGGTCACTGGAAAATGCAGCATTAGGGGGAGGCTTTAAAAGCTGGTTTGTTCAGAAACAAGTGAGCTCTGTTGGACAGAGTCGGTGTGTGTACATGCCATTTAATCATGGAATATGGGGTGAAGTCACTTGCAACAATAATTTTCGTTTTGTTTGCTATGATG GACAAGTGAATGCTAGTAAAAGTTATGTGTTGTTTGACCAGTCTATAACCTGGACTGAAGCTCAGAGTTACTGTAGAGAACATCACACAGACCTCGTTAGTATCAGGAATGAGACTGAAAACTACAAGGTTCAGTCATTAATTCCATATTCATCGGGTATTTGGATTGGACTGTACAGAACCAGATCTTGGTCAGATCAGAGCAACTCTTCATTCAGTAACTGGAGGACAGGACAGCCAGATAACGCTGGAGACGGTGAATACTGCACTGCAGTCTCATTCAGTGACTCTGGGAGCTGGACAGATGAAAACTGCAACACTGCATTACCTTTCATTTGCTACAGCG CATCAGCATCGTCCCGTCAGTATCACTTTGTGAATGAATCTAAGACCTGGACTGAAGCTCAGAGATACTGCAGACAGAATTACACTGATCTGGCCACCATTGATGACATGGAGGAAATGAACAGACTGATTAACACAGTTAATGGGAGTTACAGCGGCTCAGCCTGGATTGGACTGTATGATGACGTGAACAGCTGGAGATGGTCACTGGAAGACAATGATTTCTATcaggaaggagagagagattTCAGGAACTTTTATCATGAACCAAACACTGCTGGAAATGAACTGTGTGTTTACATGGATGATAAAGGAAACTGGTTTGATTATTCATGTGACAATCATTTCAGATTTGTCTGCTATGATG GCACAGAAAACTCCTCTCAGAAGTATGTCTGGATAACTGAGGGAAAGACCTGGGCTGAAGCTCAGAGCTACTGCAGAGAGAAATACACTGATCTGGCCAGTGTGAGGAATGAGACAGAGCGTCAACAGATACTGAGCATTGGACAATTTGATAATGTATGGATTGGTCTGCACCGAAACAGACTGTGGTCAGATCAGAGCAGCTCTTCCTTCACATATTGGCTGCCATCAACACAAGGTGATGCTGCACAACCAGATAATGGTAGAAATGTTCAGGGACAGCATGGAACTCAGCACTGCACAGCTGTGTCTTTACAACACTTTGGTCAGTGGACAGATGAGAGATGCTTTGACAGTTTGCCTTTCTTCTGTTACAGTGGTGAGCAAATATACCTTCTAGAATGA